The following are encoded together in the Capsulimonas corticalis genome:
- a CDS encoding foldase protein PrsA — translation MTRDSAAFDFGPAGVAAVVNGETITVAELRERTAPTAAASTLQGMIEETLIDQAARARNIVVTDDEVNSKTRELEKSLGGVSLADTLKQHDMSVELFRDGVRRQIALEKFITAPIKPALHMRHVWHVTFGMLVMDPKTGKLKARTAEQARKLVQAAREKLKSGAKFEDVARRCADYAATKQNGGDLGILTEGGRYYANLFPPAKTLHRGEYTRQDIKSLAGYELIYVSSTAEDHPASEDAAYAQAARDDREEQQGAASAAILKTLRLNARIAIYYQPAGLSPVAAPEAAAVVNGQAITVDAVKERALKTAGPTMLSHMIESKLIDQEVRTKQISVTQAEIDRKESEIMARSGYPAVNDFLVHENLTPQQFDSDIGDQIKAERLVDIPVKPATHLRHVFHLAIATKEAGPLAGNAIPALPGAPPLPTKEEALTKLKMIRERLQGGAKFEDMAKEYSSDIFSRRNGGDLGILHDDSKVNREIVQVALGMKKGDYCAPFKSFFGYELVYVASTDEDHPATEEELYREARDAYRDSQIDAPIAQVLRSLEQKAQVSIYFHP, via the coding sequence ATGACCCGCGATTCGGCGGCTTTCGACTTCGGCCCCGCAGGCGTCGCGGCGGTGGTCAATGGGGAAACGATCACCGTCGCCGAGCTTCGGGAGCGGACAGCTCCCACCGCCGCCGCGAGTACGCTGCAAGGGATGATTGAGGAGACGCTGATCGATCAGGCGGCGCGCGCCAGGAATATCGTCGTGACGGACGATGAAGTGAACTCGAAGACGCGCGAATTGGAAAAGTCGCTTGGCGGCGTATCGCTGGCGGATACGCTGAAGCAGCACGACATGAGCGTGGAGTTATTTCGCGACGGCGTTCGCCGGCAGATCGCGCTGGAAAAATTCATCACCGCGCCCATCAAGCCCGCATTGCATATGCGGCATGTGTGGCATGTGACTTTCGGTATGCTCGTCATGGATCCCAAGACCGGGAAGCTGAAAGCTCGAACGGCGGAGCAGGCGAGGAAATTGGTTCAGGCCGCTCGTGAGAAGCTCAAATCCGGCGCAAAATTTGAGGATGTCGCGAGACGCTGCGCCGATTACGCGGCGACCAAACAGAATGGCGGCGATCTTGGAATTCTTACCGAGGGAGGACGATACTACGCGAATCTCTTTCCTCCCGCCAAAACGCTCCATCGCGGCGAATATACCCGTCAGGATATCAAATCGCTCGCGGGTTACGAGCTGATCTATGTCTCCAGCACCGCCGAGGACCATCCGGCAAGCGAGGACGCCGCATATGCGCAGGCGGCGCGGGATGATCGGGAGGAGCAGCAAGGCGCTGCGTCCGCCGCCATCCTGAAGACGTTAAGGCTAAATGCAAGAATTGCGATTTATTATCAGCCGGCGGGTTTATCGCCGGTCGCGGCTCCCGAAGCGGCCGCCGTGGTGAACGGCCAGGCCATCACGGTGGACGCCGTCAAAGAACGCGCGCTGAAGACGGCGGGGCCGACGATGCTGAGCCATATGATCGAGTCCAAGCTGATCGATCAGGAAGTCCGAACAAAGCAAATCTCCGTGACGCAGGCGGAAATCGATCGAAAAGAGAGCGAGATCATGGCGCGCTCGGGGTACCCCGCCGTGAACGACTTTCTTGTGCACGAGAACCTGACTCCGCAGCAATTCGACAGCGACATCGGCGATCAGATTAAGGCTGAGAGGCTGGTCGATATTCCCGTGAAGCCGGCGACGCATTTGCGCCACGTTTTTCATCTCGCCATCGCCACGAAAGAGGCGGGGCCGCTCGCGGGAAACGCGATTCCCGCCCTGCCCGGCGCGCCTCCGCTTCCCACAAAAGAAGAGGCGCTCACGAAGCTCAAAATGATCCGGGAGCGCCTGCAAGGGGGAGCGAAGTTCGAGGACATGGCGAAAGAGTATTCCAGCGACATTTTCAGCCGGCGCAATGGGGGCGATCTGGGGATCCTGCACGATGACTCGAAAGTCAATCGCGAGATCGTGCAAGTCGCTCTCGGAATGAAGAAAGGCGATTACTGCGCTCCTTTCAAATCGTTCTTCGGTTATGAGCTGGTGTATGTCGCCAGCACCGATGAGGACCATCCCGCCACTGAAGAAGAGCTTTACCGGGAAGCGCGCGACGCCTATCGGGATTCTCAAATCGATGCGCCCATCGCGCAAGTGCTGCGGTCGTTGGAGCAGAAGGCCCAAGTCTCGATTTACTTCCATCCATGA
- the glmM gene encoding phosphoglucosamine mutase, whose translation MSEKLFGTDGVRGVANTELTPSLAFALGAAAARVLGRSHTPKFVIGRDTRISGTLLEAGITAGLCSMGATVVSPGVVPTPAVANIARTAGFDAGVVISASHNPYQDNGIKFFGADGYKLDDAIEAEIEALVPQALTLPRPSGALVGVACRDPHLRDIYAEHMEETMNGLRLDGIKIVIDAANGANHEIGPRVATDLGASVIALHCAPNGININAGCGSLHPGEMRANVIEHGAQIGIAFDGDADRVILADEQGRLVDGDRVMMIVGRHLAKRGQLARNTVVGTIMSNMGLEVALREGGVTLLRTAVGDRYVCEEMRREGYILGGEKSGHLIFGHLTTTGDGLLTALQVLKVMCETGQPLSALADQMSEYPQTLLGVRVTDRTAWQSDDEIQRAIAQTEEKLTGRGRLNVRASGTEKLIRIMAEGPDQSEIEELAGELASLVKKKYGVAE comes from the coding sequence ATGTCAGAAAAGTTGTTTGGTACGGATGGTGTGCGCGGCGTCGCCAACACGGAGCTCACTCCGTCTCTCGCCTTTGCGCTGGGGGCGGCCGCCGCCCGCGTTCTCGGCCGCAGTCATACCCCGAAATTCGTGATCGGCCGCGATACCCGCATCTCCGGCACATTGCTGGAAGCCGGAATCACCGCTGGGCTCTGCTCCATGGGCGCCACCGTGGTCAGTCCGGGCGTGGTCCCTACGCCGGCGGTCGCCAATATCGCGCGCACGGCGGGGTTCGACGCCGGCGTTGTAATCTCGGCCTCGCACAACCCCTATCAAGACAACGGCATCAAATTCTTCGGCGCCGACGGCTACAAGCTGGATGACGCGATCGAGGCGGAGATCGAAGCGCTTGTGCCGCAGGCGCTGACGCTGCCGCGCCCGAGCGGCGCCCTGGTCGGCGTCGCATGCCGCGATCCACACTTGCGCGATATCTACGCCGAGCACATGGAAGAAACCATGAACGGCCTGCGGCTGGACGGCATCAAGATCGTGATTGACGCCGCGAACGGCGCGAACCACGAGATCGGCCCGCGCGTCGCCACGGACCTGGGCGCCAGCGTGATCGCGCTGCACTGCGCTCCGAACGGGATCAATATCAACGCCGGCTGCGGCTCGCTGCATCCCGGTGAGATGCGCGCGAACGTGATCGAGCATGGCGCGCAGATCGGCATTGCGTTCGACGGGGACGCCGACCGCGTGATCCTCGCCGACGAGCAGGGCCGCCTGGTGGACGGCGACCGCGTGATGATGATCGTCGGCCGCCACCTCGCGAAGCGCGGCCAGTTGGCCCGCAACACGGTGGTCGGCACGATCATGAGCAACATGGGCCTGGAAGTGGCGCTGCGCGAAGGCGGCGTCACCCTGCTGCGCACCGCCGTCGGCGACCGATACGTCTGCGAGGAGATGCGGCGCGAAGGCTACATCCTCGGCGGCGAGAAATCCGGCCACCTGATCTTCGGCCACCTGACCACCACCGGCGACGGCTTGCTTACCGCCCTGCAAGTCCTCAAAGTCATGTGCGAAACCGGCCAGCCGCTCTCCGCGCTCGCCGACCAGATGTCCGAGTACCCCCAGACCCTCCTCGGTGTCCGCGTCACCGACCGCACCGCCTGGCAGAGCGACGACGAGATCCAGCGCGCGATCGCGCAAACCGAGGAAAAGCTCACCGGTCGCGGCCGCCTCAACGTCCGCGCCTCCGGCACCGAGAAGCTCATTCGAATCATGGCCGAAGGCCCCGATCAATCCGAGATCGAAGAACTCGCGGGCGAACTCGCAAGCCTGGTTAAGAAGAAATATGGCGTCGCGGAGTAA
- a CDS encoding glycoside hydrolase family 3 N-terminal domain-containing protein — protein MRKTSAVWLLSVAVSLCATASPAQNPAAPLYKQRNAPLERRIQDLLGRMTVEEKARQLDMYPGTDIVDKISETHALPGAHADPQKMTKALGAVGVGSIHDLYPDAALYNEIQRWVIGRSRLGIPALFIEEGLHGFANSYQDGTLYPQSINLAATWNPDLARRTAGGIAAEARSSGVDMLLGPVLDVAREPRWGRVEEDFGEDPYLTGEMGAAYVRGMQGDSLDTDHTVISEPKHFVGHGSPEGGLNTAPVHAGEREIRTTMLRSFEPAIRRSHAMAVMAAYHEIDGVPCPANSWLLTTVLRKEWGFQGFVLADLGAIRYLYDVHHVAATPGDAVRLALTSGLDMQFYDFDHATFQNAIISGVHTGTLSPKVLDQAVSRVLRVKFALGLFDRPYVDTALSARAMRSPANLAATLQSSRQSLCLLKNEHALLPLAKTLKKIAVIGPNADTGQTGDYTPPLKNVPVVTVLSGVKSLVSSNTEVVYDDGASIDAAVAKARGADAVILCLGERQGISGEGFDRSSLDLPGRQEELLEAVAAVGAPTVLVLQNGRPLALPWAAAHVPAILEAWYPGERGGQAVAETLFGDNNPAGRLPISFPRSIGALPDFYNYDRSKTHPYIDGDTGSLFPFGHGLSYTSFQYQGLTAVASVPGKAVDVTVSVNVTNTGGRAGDEVVQLYLKPNTSSVETPERALKGFRRITLKPGETRKVTFHLTDYELEVWNMQGKWAVEPGDYTVTVGGSSRGGETTQFSLRTPISPGQGGILTLAPRQSTMFGPNIRLTEEVGREFVGYWDNPTAGVSWVIRIPSAGHYRVGLDYSTQAWPTAFDIVAAGKTLRSGPVKTSGWMDYKHIDLGPISFPAAGVYSLAIRAHDPNNWKGMNVGVVTLTSMR, from the coding sequence ATGAGAAAAACTTCGGCTGTGTGGCTTTTGTCCGTGGCTGTCTCGCTGTGCGCGACCGCATCGCCGGCGCAGAACCCCGCCGCGCCTCTTTACAAACAGCGCAATGCGCCGCTCGAGCGGCGCATTCAAGACCTGCTGGGTCGCATGACGGTCGAGGAGAAAGCGCGCCAGCTCGATATGTATCCTGGGACGGATATTGTCGATAAGATCTCCGAGACCCATGCGCTGCCGGGCGCGCACGCCGATCCCCAGAAAATGACGAAGGCGCTGGGCGCGGTCGGGGTGGGGAGTATCCACGATCTGTATCCGGACGCCGCACTTTACAATGAAATCCAGCGCTGGGTGATTGGGCGCAGCCGTCTGGGGATCCCGGCGCTGTTTATTGAAGAGGGACTGCACGGCTTCGCCAATTCTTATCAGGATGGAACGCTGTATCCACAGAGCATCAATCTGGCGGCGACCTGGAATCCGGATCTGGCGCGCCGGACCGCGGGCGGCATCGCGGCCGAGGCTCGTTCTTCGGGAGTGGACATGCTGCTGGGGCCGGTGCTGGATGTCGCGCGCGAGCCACGCTGGGGCCGTGTGGAGGAGGATTTCGGCGAGGACCCGTATCTGACCGGCGAGATGGGCGCGGCGTATGTGCGCGGCATGCAGGGGGATTCCCTCGATACCGACCACACCGTCATCTCGGAGCCCAAGCACTTTGTCGGACACGGCTCGCCTGAAGGCGGGCTGAACACAGCCCCGGTGCACGCCGGAGAGCGTGAAATCCGCACGACGATGCTGCGGTCGTTCGAGCCCGCGATCCGCCGGTCGCACGCGATGGCCGTCATGGCCGCGTATCATGAGATCGACGGCGTTCCCTGTCCCGCGAACTCCTGGCTCTTGACGACGGTCTTGCGGAAAGAGTGGGGATTTCAGGGATTCGTGCTGGCGGACCTGGGCGCGATCCGTTATCTTTACGATGTCCATCATGTCGCCGCGACTCCTGGCGACGCCGTGCGTCTGGCGTTGACTTCGGGGCTGGACATGCAGTTCTACGATTTCGACCATGCGACGTTCCAGAACGCGATCATCAGCGGCGTCCACACCGGGACGCTGTCGCCCAAAGTTCTGGATCAGGCCGTTTCACGCGTGCTGCGCGTTAAGTTTGCGCTGGGATTGTTCGACCGTCCCTACGTGGACACCGCGCTGTCCGCCAGGGCAATGCGAAGCCCGGCGAACCTCGCCGCGACCCTGCAATCGTCCCGGCAATCCCTGTGCCTGCTGAAGAACGAGCATGCTTTGCTGCCCCTGGCGAAGACGCTGAAAAAGATCGCGGTGATCGGCCCCAACGCCGACACGGGGCAGACGGGCGACTACACGCCGCCGCTGAAGAACGTTCCGGTCGTCACGGTGCTGAGCGGCGTCAAAAGCCTGGTTTCGTCGAATACCGAAGTGGTCTACGACGACGGCGCCAGCATCGACGCGGCCGTTGCGAAGGCGCGCGGAGCGGACGCGGTGATTCTGTGCCTGGGCGAGCGGCAGGGAATTTCGGGAGAGGGGTTCGACCGGAGCAGTTTGGATCTTCCAGGACGTCAGGAAGAACTGCTGGAAGCGGTCGCGGCCGTGGGCGCGCCCACGGTGCTGGTGCTGCAAAACGGGCGCCCGCTGGCGCTTCCCTGGGCGGCGGCGCACGTTCCGGCGATTCTGGAGGCGTGGTATCCCGGCGAACGCGGTGGGCAAGCCGTCGCGGAAACGCTGTTCGGCGACAATAATCCGGCGGGACGTCTGCCCATTTCCTTCCCAAGGAGTATTGGCGCGCTGCCGGATTTCTACAACTATGACCGTTCGAAGACACATCCCTACATTGATGGCGATACAGGCTCGCTCTTTCCGTTTGGACATGGCCTGAGCTACACATCGTTCCAATATCAGGGCCTGACGGCTGTCGCCTCGGTGCCCGGCAAAGCCGTGGATGTCACGGTCTCGGTCAACGTCACGAACACCGGCGGCCGGGCCGGCGACGAGGTCGTGCAGCTCTACCTAAAACCGAACACCAGCAGCGTCGAAACTCCGGAGCGCGCCCTGAAAGGCTTCCGCCGCATCACATTGAAGCCCGGAGAGACGCGCAAAGTGACGTTCCATCTCACGGACTACGAACTCGAAGTGTGGAATATGCAGGGGAAATGGGCCGTGGAGCCAGGCGACTACACAGTCACCGTCGGCGGCTCGTCGCGCGGCGGCGAGACAACCCAGTTCTCACTCCGCACGCCCATCAGTCCGGGGCAAGGGGGGATCTTGACGCTGGCGCCGCGCCAATCCACGATGTTCGGTCCGAATATCCGTTTGACGGAGGAAGTCGGACGAGAATTTGTTGGGTATTGGGATAATCCGACCGCCGGAGTCTCCTGGGTTATACGCATCCCCTCCGCCGGCCATTATCGAGTCGGCTTGGACTACAGCACGCAAGCTTGGCCTACGGCGTTCGACATCGTCGCCGCCGGCAAAACACTCCGCAGCGGCCCGGTAAAAACCTCCGGCTGGATGGACTACAAGCACATCGATCTGGGACCCATTTCGTTCCCGGCGGCAGGCGTCTATTCCCTAGCGATCCGCGCACACGATCCCAACAATTGGAAGGGAATGAACGTCGGCGTCGTGACGCTCACGTCCATGAGATAG
- a CDS encoding class I SAM-dependent methyltransferase, producing the protein MKQNKYDDPDFFDKYRQMPRSVGGLDAAHEWGAFRAMLPDLQGQRVLDLGCGFGWHCRYARQQGAASVVGVDISEKMLARAREMTEDPAIQYIQAAIEDIDFPAESFDVAISSLAIHYVERFDLVCRAVRQCLTVGGAFVLSVEHPTFTAVATQNWSLGPSGERLHWPVDDYQQETIRHTQWLAPDVVKYHRTFATYLNTLIDEGFQISRLSEAPVTAEDIAQNPGLKDDRRRPTFLLIAAVKDTLP; encoded by the coding sequence ATGAAACAGAACAAATACGACGATCCCGATTTCTTCGACAAGTATCGCCAGATGCCGCGCTCCGTCGGCGGCCTGGACGCCGCGCATGAGTGGGGCGCGTTTCGCGCCATGCTCCCCGATCTTCAAGGCCAACGCGTGCTGGACCTTGGCTGCGGCTTCGGCTGGCATTGCCGGTATGCTCGCCAGCAGGGGGCGGCGTCCGTCGTCGGCGTGGACATCTCCGAAAAGATGCTCGCCCGCGCCCGCGAGATGACCGAAGATCCCGCCATCCAATACATCCAGGCCGCGATTGAAGATATCGACTTCCCCGCCGAATCGTTTGATGTCGCGATCAGCTCCCTCGCGATTCACTATGTCGAACGGTTCGACCTCGTATGCCGCGCCGTCCGCCAATGCCTCACCGTAGGCGGCGCGTTCGTGCTGTCCGTCGAGCACCCGACCTTCACGGCAGTCGCCACCCAGAACTGGTCGCTCGGTCCGAGTGGCGAACGCCTCCACTGGCCGGTAGACGATTACCAGCAGGAAACCATACGCCATACCCAGTGGCTCGCCCCCGACGTCGTCAAATACCACCGAACATTCGCCACGTATCTCAATACGCTCATCGACGAAGGCTTCCAGATTTCGAGGCTCTCCGAAGCCCCGGTTACGGCGGAAGACATCGCCCAAAATCCTGGCCTGAAAGACGACCGCCGACGGCCCACATTTCTGCTGATCGCGGCGGTCAAGGACACATTGCCCTAA
- a CDS encoding DUF1573 domain-containing protein produces the protein MKRSLLSIAFLSLFLFGSRASADLTGVPAGAVAATLSLPGEDVDDASGAPSIPGPLTVRGEQTKPNVPNVAFYDFGVFGMPSTEPIQHDFIVHNGGKTTLIIDRAEPGCECTTASLGGGAAGPRFLAPNQDLIIHVTIDSKQLYVGKINKIIWIYFSGQSSPAYTLHVVGRTIPTAVFTPRMLEFGAAHAGQLLARTLTVSADTTAYGDHPPDPYSIHGAVTIVRDAAQATVAGAQRIRTYRVLLSKNAKQGFLSEVIAMPMAGGAHQPGPSILVSGVVLADAPHGPPPKAKRR, from the coding sequence ATGAAACGCTCTCTCTTATCCATCGCCTTTCTCTCGCTGTTCTTGTTTGGCTCCCGCGCTTCCGCCGATCTTACGGGCGTTCCCGCAGGCGCTGTCGCGGCGACATTGAGCCTGCCCGGCGAAGATGTGGACGACGCCAGCGGCGCGCCGTCGATCCCCGGCCCGCTCACGGTCCGAGGCGAGCAGACAAAGCCCAACGTTCCAAATGTGGCCTTTTACGATTTCGGCGTTTTTGGCATGCCGTCCACGGAGCCGATCCAGCACGATTTCATCGTCCATAACGGCGGCAAGACGACGCTGATTATCGATCGGGCGGAACCTGGCTGTGAATGCACGACGGCGTCCCTGGGCGGCGGGGCGGCCGGACCGCGCTTTTTGGCCCCGAACCAGGATCTGATAATCCATGTGACGATCGATTCGAAGCAGCTGTATGTCGGTAAGATCAACAAAATCATCTGGATTTACTTCAGCGGGCAGTCCTCACCCGCATATACCCTGCATGTCGTGGGGCGCACGATCCCGACCGCCGTCTTCACGCCTCGGATGCTGGAGTTCGGCGCCGCGCATGCGGGGCAGCTCCTCGCGCGAACGCTTACCGTGAGCGCGGACACCACGGCGTACGGCGACCACCCGCCGGATCCTTACAGTATCCATGGCGCCGTGACGATCGTTCGCGACGCCGCCCAAGCGACCGTCGCCGGCGCGCAGCGGATTCGCACGTACCGGGTGCTGCTCTCCAAGAACGCAAAGCAGGGTTTTTTGAGCGAGGTGATCGCCATGCCGATGGCCGGCGGCGCGCATCAGCCCGGCCCAAGCATCCTGGTCTCCGGCGTGGTGCTCGCGGATGCCCCGCACGGGCCGCCGCCAAAAGCAAAACGCCGATAA